TTGTACCTACAAAGCACTAAAGAatgatatggcaaaaaaaaaaaaaaaagctgccccTTATTGCTGAGGCGGCTCGCGCAGGTGGGCGAGGGCAGCCAGCAGCTGGCGCAGCGTGGTCGCAATGAGAGTGGTCGCCTCTCGCGAACCACGCATCTCGGCCACCAGCTGCTCCAGGACTTGCCGCGTCGCTCTCTGTTCTTCCACCAGCTGCGAAACAAATTCACTTAGTTAGCTACAGGTTATGCAATGTAAATGCTCGATTTGCACTTTTTGCAAGTGTTGCAGTTTCAGCAAGGTTACTCTTGAGGGCAGCGAGATCATTTACATATGACATGAGAAATGGCCGTGCAAACGTATATGGTCTGTTATGTTTAAAACGTGTGAAACGTAACAAATCCTACCAAGCTGCCTCTGCCTGTCAGAAGGCGGTATTGGTGACTAGTTGAATTCTTAAACAAATTATGATCATGCTGTCGCGATACATGCAACCATGGAAATGTTTTGTAAGTTGCTATGTGTTAAAGAACACCTCAAAGGAGATGTATAAATGTGCATGAGCCAAATGACTACACATGCCTCTCATGTGTAACATGGTTGTAATGTACATTATTACCATGTGCCCTAATCACCTCTTCAAAAAATGACCCGGCCTAGTTGTACGCACCTGCCTATGTTGCTGCAGCAACAACTGGTGGAAGCTTGCGGCCTCCGCGTTTGCCGCCTCAGCTAGCCGGCTCTGTCGGGCATAGTCTGCGGCCGCCCGAGATGCTGCGTCCTCAAGGACCTGTTGGCGGGGTGGCGGCCTGCGGGGCTGCTGCCGAGCTGATGGTCCGTAAAAATAACATCAGTAAACAGCGGTTAAAAAAACTAATTTCGCTCCATCCTGCGTAGACATTTCACTGGTTCATTATCAGGTGGAAGCCCAGAAAAATAATTCCGGCAACACACCGTTCACAAAATGAACAGTCAATTTGCGCAAACAAAAAGGCACTACACCATCATAAAATACTACACTGATAGTACTTTCAGCTTGTacgctgcacaagctgcattaCAAATGGTGTTAACAGTCAGATTATTGTTCCATTTTGCAGCGACCTTTAGGCAGGCACTTTTTCGTTGCCatgtaaataatataaatacacAATTTCTGTTTCAAAGGTCTTAATAGATAATGCTTGGAGTGATGTGTTCGCATTGCAATAGCTGCTGAAGTGCCTTACGTGCAGTGCCACTGGTCCCCGGCTCCGTGCCCACTGAGACGCGCGCAGCTGCTGGTGGGGCAGGGGGCACTCCATCACTGGACTCCTCACTGGAGGTGTCCTCCTGGAACAATAAAGCACAGGACATAATGTGATTAAGTTCCATCAACTGGTTGCAATGTCTATTTCACTTATCACGCAATTCCTAATCCATCATGCGACATACTAGTGCCTTGGAGCTTTGACAACTCGTTGCTAATGCTTTTCGGATTAACGCGTCATGAAATCCACCACAAGGTGTTTCTAACAGCAGTGGGGCAGCATTTCCGTTCTTGCAAAGTACGGATATCATGTGCTGGCATGTGTGTTGAATtgtaagaaaacacacacaagcacacaaggGCAAAATATTCACCACGGTGTAACTGCCCGTCATCGGTACACATAGCAACGAACATT
The nucleotide sequence above comes from Dermacentor andersoni chromosome 10, qqDerAnde1_hic_scaffold, whole genome shotgun sequence. Encoded proteins:
- the LOC140212781 gene encoding uncharacterized protein, which codes for MELNHIMSCALLFQEDTSSEESSDGVPPAPPAAARVSVGTEPGTSGTAPRQQPRRPPPRQQVLEDAASRAAADYARQSRLAEAANAEAASFHQLLLQQHRQLVEEQRATRQVLEQLVAEMRGSREATTLIATTLRQLLAALAHLREPPQQ